In Chitinivibrionales bacterium, a single window of DNA contains:
- a CDS encoding phosphoglycerate kinase: MSKKTIRDIDVKGKRVLMRVDFNVPMKDGVVQDDTRIKAALPSIKYVLEQGCKSLVLMSHLGDPKKDAKKAKEKAEKDGKPFDEKKFIDGKCRMKPVAEYLAKLLGKEVKFAPACMGPETEAIVKALPQGGICMLENTRFHKEETSKEESEREVLAAALATYGDVYVNDAFGTAHRPHASTETVAHHLPAVAGFLMEKELEYLQEKIVKNPAKPFVAVIGGAKVSSKIAVLESLLNKVNKLIIGGGMTYTFLKAKGVSVGKSLVEDDMVETAKGILDRAAEKKTELLLPADHVVTQEFSADAVSKASAGEAIEDGWLGMDIGPKSIEKFKAAIAGAKTVFWNGPMGVFEFPKFAEGTKAIAQALASLKGATTVIGGGDSVSAVNKMGLSAKMSHISTGGGASLELVEGKELPGVKALLDR; encoded by the coding sequence ATTTCTAAAAAGACCATCCGCGACATTGACGTAAAAGGAAAACGCGTGCTCATGCGCGTGGATTTCAACGTTCCCATGAAGGACGGCGTTGTGCAGGACGACACGCGCATCAAGGCGGCGCTGCCGTCGATCAAGTACGTGCTCGAACAGGGCTGCAAGAGCCTGGTGCTCATGTCCCATCTGGGCGACCCGAAAAAAGACGCGAAGAAGGCGAAGGAAAAGGCGGAGAAGGACGGCAAACCGTTTGACGAAAAGAAATTCATCGACGGCAAGTGCAGGATGAAGCCCGTGGCCGAGTATCTTGCCAAGCTGCTCGGCAAAGAGGTGAAGTTCGCGCCCGCGTGCATGGGGCCCGAGACCGAGGCGATTGTCAAGGCGCTGCCCCAGGGCGGCATCTGCATGCTCGAGAACACGCGCTTCCACAAGGAAGAGACCTCCAAGGAGGAGTCCGAGCGCGAAGTACTGGCGGCCGCGCTCGCCACGTACGGCGACGTGTACGTGAACGACGCGTTCGGCACGGCGCACCGGCCGCATGCGTCGACCGAGACCGTTGCGCACCATCTGCCCGCGGTTGCAGGGTTCCTCATGGAAAAGGAGCTCGAATACCTTCAGGAAAAAATCGTGAAGAACCCGGCAAAACCGTTTGTCGCGGTGATCGGCGGCGCAAAGGTGTCGAGCAAGATCGCGGTGCTCGAAAGCCTGCTTAACAAAGTGAACAAACTGATCATCGGGGGCGGCATGACCTACACCTTCTTGAAGGCCAAGGGCGTTTCGGTGGGCAAGTCGCTGGTCGAGGACGACATGGTGGAAACCGCAAAGGGCATTCTTGACAGGGCGGCGGAAAAGAAAACCGAGCTTCTGCTCCCCGCGGACCATGTGGTGACGCAGGAATTTTCTGCCGACGCGGTGTCGAAGGCGTCGGCGGGCGAGGCGATCGAAGACGGTTGGCTCGGCATGGACATCGGGCCGAAATCAATTGAGAAATTCAAGGCGGCCATTGCGGGCGCGAAGACCGTGTTCTGGAACGGGCCCATGGGCGTTTTCGAGTTTCCGAAATTCGCCGAAGGCACCAAGGCCATCGCCCAGGCGCTTGCGTCGCTTAAGGGCGCCACGACCGTCATCGGCGGCGGCGACTCGGTGTCGGCGGTCAATAAAATGGGCCTGTCGGCGAAGATGTCCCACATCTCCACAGGCGGCGGCGCGTCGCTCGAGCTCGTGGAAGGCAAGGAGCTGCCCGGCGTGAAAGCTTTGCTCGACCGGTAG
- the secG gene encoding preprotein translocase subunit SecG, producing MSWIFGILIALFVIVCVFLCMIILIQSDKGGGISGTLGGGFSSATSLLGAGDTANILTRATAISAGIFLGLCLIMSIFVSHPSQSQIKSALKERAEKQGSYSPSSVLQGQQGLPVGNQGQGEAGPQGMPVPQGLPQGATPKAPGPTTQPAPALPAPAPSRGKGK from the coding sequence ATGTCGTGGATTTTCGGAATTCTTATTGCGCTGTTCGTGATCGTGTGCGTCTTTCTGTGCATGATTATTCTGATCCAGTCCGACAAGGGCGGCGGGATATCGGGCACGCTCGGCGGCGGCTTCTCCAGCGCGACGAGCCTGCTGGGCGCGGGCGATACGGCCAACATCCTCACCAGGGCGACGGCGATCTCGGCCGGAATTTTTCTGGGACTGTGCCTGATCATGTCGATATTCGTTTCGCATCCCTCGCAAAGCCAGATCAAGTCCGCGCTCAAGGAGCGCGCCGAGAAGCAGGGCTCGTATTCGCCGTCGTCCGTGCTGCAGGGACAGCAGGGACTTCCGGTCGGAAACCAGGGACAGGGTGAAGCCGGTCCCCAGGGTATGCCCGTCCCTCAGGGCCTGCCCCAGGGCGCGACGCCGAAAGCCCCTGGCCCGACAACGCAGCCGGCACCGGCATTGCCGGCGCCCGCCCCGTCAAGGGGAAAAGGCAAGTAG
- a CDS encoding fibrobacter succinogenes major paralogous domain-containing protein — protein sequence MTTIKYLLAGSVAAIILSTIACTKTSTGPDTGGTTVKDIDGNIYTAVKIGNQVWTAENLRTTAYNDGTPIPHAPLLSTWATLSTPAYASYNNTTDADSIKKFGLLYNWYTVGTGRLAPAGWHVPTSAEWDTLRNYLVAHGYNWDGSDTGNGIGKSLAAKTDWNAATDSGDVGWNTAANDGSGFSGLPAGIRFYDVDFKSIGQMGYWWTATAEDVAHSDYRMLSSSHDYLDSYLILDNTGLSVRLVKD from the coding sequence ATGACGACAATCAAGTATTTGCTTGCGGGATCGGTCGCGGCGATCATTCTGTCAACAATCGCCTGCACAAAAACCTCCACCGGCCCGGACACCGGCGGCACCACCGTAAAAGATATCGACGGGAATATTTACACAGCAGTAAAGATAGGCAACCAGGTCTGGACCGCGGAAAATCTGCGGACGACCGCCTACAACGACGGGACGCCGATCCCTCACGCTCCGCTTTTGTCAACGTGGGCGACGCTGTCCACGCCCGCGTACGCATCCTACAACAACACGACCGACGCCGACAGCATCAAGAAATTCGGCCTGCTTTACAACTGGTACACCGTCGGCACGGGCAGGCTCGCGCCCGCGGGATGGCACGTGCCCACGAGCGCGGAATGGGACACCCTGCGGAATTACCTGGTCGCGCACGGATACAACTGGGACGGGTCGGACACGGGCAACGGGATAGGGAAGTCCCTTGCGGCAAAGACGGATTGGAACGCGGCAACCGATTCCGGGGACGTCGGCTGGAACACGGCGGCCAACGACGGCAGCGGCTTTTCTGGCCTTCCGGCGGGCATCCGCTTCTACGACGTTGACTTTAAAAGCATCGGTCAGATGGGGTATTGGTGGACCGCCACGGCGGAGGACGTCGCGCATTCCGATTACCGGATGCTCAGCAGCTCCCATGACTATCTCGACAGTTACCTCATCCTCGACAACACGGGCCTCTCGGTGCGGCTGGTGAAGGACTGA
- the tpiA gene encoding triose-phosphate isomerase has protein sequence MARKKFIAGNWKMNTTLDEAKALAKGIVAKMGAETDVDIAVCPPYVSLKTVSEIVKGTSVKLGAQDVHWEAKGAFTGKVSCAMLRSVGVEYVIIGHSEQRQYFHETDETVNKKVKAALAAGLLPIVCVGETLEQRKTGKLFSVVETQIKGAFAGVAKADALKCTIAYEPVWAIGTGEVATPDQANEMHVFIRKQVSGMHDTDTAGAIRIQYGGSMKPDNAKALLALSDVDGGLIGGAALKADDFLGIVKPK, from the coding sequence ATGGCACGAAAAAAATTCATTGCCGGCAACTGGAAAATGAATACCACGCTTGACGAGGCGAAGGCGCTCGCAAAAGGCATCGTGGCGAAAATGGGCGCGGAAACGGACGTGGACATCGCCGTATGCCCGCCGTACGTCAGCCTCAAGACGGTTTCCGAAATTGTCAAGGGCACCTCGGTAAAGCTCGGCGCCCAGGACGTGCACTGGGAGGCTAAGGGCGCGTTCACCGGCAAGGTGAGCTGCGCCATGCTCAGGAGCGTGGGCGTGGAATACGTGATCATCGGCCATTCGGAGCAGCGCCAGTATTTCCACGAGACCGACGAGACCGTGAACAAGAAGGTGAAGGCGGCGCTCGCCGCCGGGCTCCTGCCCATCGTCTGCGTGGGCGAGACGCTTGAACAACGTAAAACAGGGAAGCTGTTCTCGGTGGTGGAGACGCAGATCAAGGGCGCCTTTGCGGGCGTCGCCAAGGCCGACGCGCTCAAATGCACCATCGCCTACGAACCGGTGTGGGCCATCGGGACCGGAGAGGTGGCGACACCGGACCAGGCCAACGAAATGCATGTTTTCATTCGCAAGCAGGTTTCCGGGATGCATGATACCGATACCGCCGGCGCAATCCGTATTCAGTACGGCGGCAGCATGAAACCGGACAACGCAAAGGCGCTGCTCGCGCTTTCCGACGTCGACGGTGGGCTTATCGGCGGCGCGGCGCTGAAGGCTGACGATTTTTTGGGGATTGTAAAACCTAAATAA
- a CDS encoding FlgD immunoglobulin-like domain containing protein has product MANQRISFVWCFVLSAGTALSCLGVPQTGGYVGKYPWVRTWQLPNTPDGMRPHACWHSIGNAPDGDIYVGGMDHTTNSALYRIYMSDDTLRYLGDAAAASEAVNNWDSGETCQKFHDRPTFHNGRVYVFSLDRSDISDAYLSTRGYHVYAYDVAQNTFSDMSVNNPGGVGAPHLQVVTLAPDPKNNRVYGAVIPTVDIVYYDVAKNLEFTVGRPATFTQYIYTNRFMFVDSRGRLYFTAGSEYWSPGSDPNIYNHVHYYEPSTNTFGDLTDWKLNLNAFEMGQWTRDRKTCYVEDNKGNTFRFDDSAAAWTSLGRPFPNDPNWIFQVSPNSKKIYSGNNTIVEYDIASGKVINTLCATGDLDAQAGAQKYWIGYDSWDNNGNFYFASFSDYGINVLVTRFNPVQLKIAKGILPALVQVEVAASSNANEFIVTRKGGSTSSSLDVVYNVDAAENNASLMKQARGTVTIPPGQDSATAVLTQDQLALVSGKYVFTVIGDGDQYLPGAHRSVSAVNTGVVAKSNHGPESKQLLSCFRSGAGAITFRVFAPEGSSMTHLSIYDLHGKCVKVLHAGAISSGSHDFTLDEGSMAKGTYVARLTLDRQTVQRRVAKY; this is encoded by the coding sequence ATGGCGAATCAGAGGATTTCTTTCGTTTGGTGTTTCGTCCTTTCCGCCGGCACGGCCCTCTCCTGCCTTGGCGTTCCCCAGACCGGCGGCTATGTGGGAAAATACCCGTGGGTGCGCACCTGGCAGCTGCCTAACACGCCCGACGGCATGCGGCCGCACGCGTGCTGGCATTCGATCGGGAACGCGCCCGACGGCGACATTTACGTGGGCGGCATGGACCACACCACCAACTCGGCCCTGTACCGCATTTACATGAGCGACGACACGCTCCGCTACCTCGGCGACGCGGCCGCAGCGTCCGAGGCGGTCAACAACTGGGACAGCGGCGAAACGTGCCAGAAGTTCCACGACCGGCCCACGTTCCACAACGGCAGGGTCTACGTGTTCTCGCTCGACCGCTCCGACATCAGCGATGCGTATCTGTCAACGCGCGGCTACCACGTGTACGCCTACGACGTGGCCCAGAACACGTTCTCCGACATGAGCGTGAACAACCCGGGCGGCGTGGGTGCGCCGCACCTCCAGGTGGTCACGCTGGCGCCCGATCCCAAGAACAACCGCGTGTACGGCGCGGTGATCCCCACGGTCGACATCGTGTATTACGACGTCGCGAAAAACCTGGAGTTCACCGTGGGCCGCCCCGCCACGTTCACGCAGTACATTTACACCAACCGGTTCATGTTCGTGGATTCGCGCGGCAGGCTCTACTTTACGGCCGGCAGCGAATACTGGTCGCCGGGCTCGGACCCGAACATCTACAACCATGTCCACTACTACGAGCCGTCAACGAACACCTTCGGCGATTTGACGGATTGGAAACTCAACCTCAACGCCTTTGAGATGGGGCAATGGACGCGGGACAGAAAAACCTGCTACGTGGAGGACAATAAGGGCAACACGTTCAGGTTCGATGATTCCGCCGCGGCGTGGACGTCGCTCGGAAGGCCGTTTCCCAACGACCCGAACTGGATTTTCCAGGTGTCGCCGAATTCGAAGAAAATCTACAGCGGCAACAACACCATCGTGGAGTACGACATCGCCTCGGGCAAGGTGATCAACACGCTGTGCGCGACCGGCGATCTTGACGCTCAGGCGGGCGCCCAAAAATACTGGATCGGCTACGATTCGTGGGACAACAACGGCAATTTCTATTTCGCAAGCTTCTCGGACTACGGGATCAACGTGCTCGTCACGCGGTTCAATCCCGTGCAACTGAAGATCGCGAAAGGGATTCTGCCCGCGCTTGTCCAGGTGGAGGTCGCGGCTTCCTCGAACGCCAACGAGTTCATCGTGACGAGGAAAGGCGGTTCCACCTCCTCAAGCCTCGACGTGGTGTATAACGTCGATGCGGCCGAGAACAACGCGTCATTGATGAAACAGGCGCGCGGGACCGTGACCATTCCCCCGGGCCAGGATTCGGCGACCGCGGTCCTCACGCAGGATCAGCTGGCGCTCGTCAGCGGAAAATACGTTTTTACCGTCATCGGCGACGGCGATCAGTATCTGCCGGGAGCCCACAGGAGCGTGAGCGCGGTGAACACGGGGGTTGTTGCAAAAAGCAATCATGGTCCTGAAAGCAAACAGCTGCTCAGCTGTTTCAGAAGCGGAGCGGGAGCAATAACATTCAGGGTCTTTGCGCCGGAAGGATCGTCCATGACGCACTTGTCAATCTATGATCTTCATGGGAAATGCGTCAAGGTGCTGCACGCCGGAGCAATTTCAAGCGGCAGCCACGATTTCACCCTGGACGAAGGCAGTATGGCGAAAGGAACATATGTCGCACGGCTGACGCTTGACCGACAAACGGTACAGCGCCGGGTGGCCAAGTATTAG